The genomic segment GGCTCAGCCGCAGTGGAGGCTGCTAGAATGCAGGAGGgatggaggcacagagaaggtgTGACAGAGGCGGCGTTGCATCCAGCTGGAGGAAGAGCTGAGGGACGCAGGCTGCTTTGGTCTTTAAGGAAAACCTTGGACCGCATCCTTGCCTTCAGCTTTAATTAACCCTGAGTTAATGAGCGAGGCTTAGTCGAGCCTGGCCAGCTGCGGCGGGAGCCAGTGGCCCAGGGGCCAGCAGGCAGGCCACCGCTCTAGCCTTGTGATTTGATAAATGTGAGGGAGAGTTCGCACCAGTCGCTCCGCGGTTCGGGTGCCTCGGCCCAACCACCTATAGTTTTGCGCGTGGTCAGCGAAATGTCCGCGGGTTAAGCCGGGCTGGAGTCCCTCCCAGTCTCCTCACCCAGTCCCAGCCTGCTTCCCGCGAGCAGCTCTCGCCGAGGCTGGATTTAGATTTGAAGGATCTCACCCGAGCCTCCCGCCGGTCCCGGGGACCCAGGTTGGGAGCGGCATTTTTGTCTGAGCCCATTAAAAAAACGGGTGCCTGAGCTGCGTGTGTCGCGGGTTTCCTTAACCGCAAACAGAGCCTCGGTGGTGCACCGGAAGGCTGGACGCTTAGATTACCTGGGTCCTTGCCAGGGTCCTGAAAACCCCTAGGTTCCCAGTGGGTCTCAGGGAGCAGGACACTAGGGATGCGAATTTTGCTAGTGGTTGTCGGCAGCTCTCCTTGAGAGGAATCAGGGTCAGCtacagagaaggaagaggggtTTGTGCGTGCTTCTTTGCCCGCAGTCCAAAACCTGGGGAAAATAGCCCCCTTTGATGGGGCTAAATCAGGCTAGAAGAAACGCATGTCTGGAAGAAGAAAGCCTTCACCCAATCTTCATTTCTCCTGTGTTGCATCCGCCGCCCTGTGGCCACTGCTCCTCGCGCTCAGCGGCCTGGCTTGGGAGGGCAGCGAGCAGAGCTCCCGGCCTGGGATTTGCCTGCTGGGGtggagggaatggggagaggCTGAGATCTTCCTCTCGGGGTCCCTTTTCTAGGAGATTGGAATTATctaggaagggaaaagagaacgAGGAGAATACTCCACCCCACAAAGGGTAGTGATTATTTGGCAAAGTCCAGCTCGGCATCCCTCACACCAACAATAGCGGCTGAGCGCAGAGGCCTGGAGAGCCTGGGCGGAGACCTAGCTGCCCGCACGATGTTCTAGTTGAAATCAGCAGCAATATTAAAGTCACACCCTGTTTACCTTTATGACCAAAATAAccctcaaataaaatgttttttaaaaactgaaatttcaaTGGCGCTCATCAATACGGCTCGAGAAGGGGAAATAAGACGTTACAGATGCTGTGACCTGGAATTTGCAGCTGAGGGATGTTCCTCTCCGCAGCCTCGAAGCCCCTTGTCAATTAGGCACAAAAAGGCCAATCCAGGCTGAGTCTCCTGCCCATTCCTTGGCGCCACCGGCTCTAACCGAAGGTGACCGCTTCGGGTTTGCAGCCCATAGCTTGCCCTAAGTTCCGACAAGTGGGCCTAACGCGGGGTCTTCTGGGGGCGGGAGGGGCCAGGCCAGGCCGGGCAGCTAGGCGAGCAGGGGCGGGGAAGGGGAACCGGCCCTGCAGGGCGAGGGGCAGGCACCGAGCTGTGAGCTTCGAACTGCTCCGGGCAGGGCGGCGCCCGCGGGGACACATTTCTGTCGGAGTGAGCAGCTACGGTTTGGGATATGAAATCGCCCGGGGAGCGGTGGAATTCAAAGAATCTGCGTTTCTCTCTGCCGCGTCCTgcagagaagagaggggagggagaggaaaaaaaagggagaatCTTCTCTGCTTGGATCTGCTTTTGTAGCTTCGGCTTATTCTCAGGCTTTCTCTGATATTTAACTTTCACCTAAATGGGTTTGTTTTGCGTTCTCTCCGACTCTCTGTCTCCAATTTTCTTTCAATCTTCTGGTATTTTTTCGTATTTAGACGTTTACTGAACTATTTATCCAACCCTGTATTACTTAAGCCGTGCATTGGTTAGGAGCTCGAAAAATCACATGGAAATTCGAGTGTTTTCTCTATTAGACCCCAGAAGGATACATCTGGTTTGGGggagttttattttgtctttctttttaatccGCTTGGCTGTGTTCTGTGGACCTAGTTGAGATCGGATTGTGGTTTTGCAGATGTTGATTATTTCACCAATAGCCAGCATTGCTTCTCGGCCTTCTCTGGAGGGAGCTTCTGAGTTTTCACCATAAATATAATTTCACCCCCCAATAAGATAATTCTTCAAGGTTTTTCCCCCTCAATCCCAGCCCCCTCAGGAGGCAACCTATTGCGGGCCTCTGCACTGCTATCTGATGGTCCCAGGAGAAGGCCGGGCCGGGTCTGGGGTGCGGATGTCTCCTCCGCAGTGAGAATTAGGCCCCTGTCAGGCCAGTTAAGCCCTGTTAGGGGGTCCAAAGATTTCCGCTGCAAAGACTCCAGGAGGCCCCCAGAAGCTCCTCGGTCCCCCGGAAATGACAGCAGAAGAGTAGTTCTAGCCCCCAGATTTTCAGGAGCAGGCAGGCAGGTCCATGCAGAGCTAGGCACCTCCTTTTGCTGcattctctgcctctctttcgCATCCTTCCTCTAGCCGTGAGTGGAGGTGTGAGGCTGGGTGGCTCCCGGTTCCAGCGGAAAACCCGGCATTATCAGTTATCCTTGAGTACTGGGGAAGAAGACTCCAAATGTGTCTACAAATTCCTGGGGATAAAGAGCTGATAAAGAAGCGTGCAGCAGCAGCTGGGGCTGGGAGAGATAACGGCAGGGAAACCTGTCCTTACCCCCACTTCGCCTCTACTGTAAATAAACCCCGAGCCAAAGGGCTCATCCGTCTCCTTAGACAGCCAGTAAACTTTATATGACACAATATCTAATAGTAATTTATTGGGGAGATATTGTAAATTCCAACGGTTTTAGTTAATAAAGAACCTAATTAAAGAGGGGACGGGCTGTGCTTGGCCAGCTGTTGGCGATAAGATAAtacatgggggtggggggtgcaggtTATAGGGGTGTATATATGCAggctttttttggtgtgtgtatggtttttttctctcttgctccgtGTTGGGCAATTGCTTTACTCTCTGCgttagattatatatatatacacatatatatatatatatatatatatatatatttttttttaaaatcagaattcagCAAATAAACCTGCCTCCGCCCTTTGTTCCCCCACTAACCCCCAGGACTGGGGAAGGGGGAAGTTGGAGTTGGTGCGGGATGGTAGGGGGGATCCGttgtccccacccctcccactgGCGGCTGCGCCCACGTGAGCGGGGCGGCCAATGGGTGGCCGGTGCAGGTTTAACTATGTTTAATGTCAGATAGCAATAAAGTAGAAGCTGCCGGTCGGGCCCCGCGGAAATGGGCGAGCATAATCTCCTGAATCCCGGGTTTGTGGGGCCTCTGGTAAACATCCACACGGGAGACACCTTCTACTTTCCCAACTTCCGCGCGTCCGGGGCGCAGCTTCCCGGGCTTCCTTCGCTGTCCTACCCACGCCGCGACAACGTATGCTCCCTGCCCTGGCCGTCGGCAGAGCCATGCAATGGCTACCCGCAGCCCTACCTCGGCAGCCCAGTGTCTCTCAACCCTCCCTTCGGCCGCACGTGCGAGCTGGCGCGCGTGGAGGACAGCAAGGGTTACTACCGCGAGCCGTGCGCCGAGGGTGGCGGCGGGGGCCTGAAGCGTGAGGAGCGCGGGCGCGACCCGGGAGCCGGGCCCGGGGCAGCGCTGCTCCCGCTGGAGCCGTCGGGGCCGCCTGCGCTCGGCTTCAAGTACGACTACGCGGCGGGCGGTGGCGGTGGCGACGGCGGCGCAGGACCCCCGCACGACCCGCCCTCCTGCCAGTCGCTGGAATCCGACTCCAGTTCGTCCCTGCTCAACGAGGGCAACAAGGGCGCCGGCGCAGGCGACCCCGGCAGCTTGGTATCGCCGTTGAACCCCGGCGGCGGGCTCTCGGCCAGCGGTAAGGACCCCGGCCACTCACGCGGCGGATTCAAACCCGACATCTTACCAGGGCGGGCAGGGCAGGACTGAGCTAGGGACGCCTGGGGTAACAGAATGTGTGTCGAGGAAGagcttcttttaaaatgaagtgcGGGTGGGGGGAGCCTATAAACATGTAAATACCCCCATAAAATAACTAGAGAGAGTTCCTTTTTCGTCCGCCCGCGGCTGGAGACGGCAGGGATTCCGGAGTTAGGGGATCCTGACGGGGACTCCCCAGGCCTGGGGGTGAGGAGGTAGGGACAGAAAGCCTGGCTCTAGTTCTCCCAggcgcctctccctccaccttcCCACAGACCCCCGTTACttacatttcaaaagaaatgcCAGTGGACAAATTTACTCTGCCACTCGCCCATGTCTGTTCTAACTGATCCGGGATCCAATCCTGAAGGATGTGAGAGGAATGGACCAGTAAATAGGGAAGAAGAAAATTGGGGAGAGGTTTGGGGAGAAAGAAGGGGCAGGGACATAGAAGGGTCATGAATACTGCAGCAGGAGCTAGGGTTGAGGAGGTAAGGgcaaggaatgaaagaaaaaaagagtaaagaaggtGAGGGAGTTGGTGGGGATGGGGGTCTGGGTAGAAGAGGGGATTCAGATGACTGGCGGCaaacagaaggcagagaaagggcCTGGAGTCCAGGCGTGAGGCCAAGGTGAAAGGGTCTGGGGAAGGGCCGAGGGCACTGGACTGGTCACCCTTTGATCCTCTGGCCAACCCCTGCCATTCATCTCCACCCAGGCGCGCCCTGGTACCCGATCCACAGCCGCTCTCGGAAGAAGCGCAAGCCCTATTCGAAGTTGCAACTGGCAGAGCTGGAGGGCGAGTTTCTGGTCAACGAGTTCATCACACGCCAGCGCCGGAGGGAACTCTCAGACCGCTTGAATCTTAGTGACCAGCAGGTCAAGATCTGGTTTCAGAACcggagaatgaaaaagaaaagacttctgTTGAGGGAGCAAGCTCTCTCCTTCTTTTAGCGGGCAGGACACGGGCGCCAGCCCCAGACTGAGCCTGTCCTTGGCAAAGAGCAAAAGAGGGGACCGCCTAGAACACAGTCCCCGCTTAGAACGCCAGGCGTCTCTGGCAGGCCCTCCCTGGACATCGTCTTGTCTGTTTTGTTCGTGGTTCCCTCCCATACACACCCAAAACACCCTGCCAGGTcccagagagaagggaagaaaccTAGCCAGGGAGAGCCGAAGCCTGCAGCTGCCCGCAGTTGGCAGGGCCAGGAAGGCTGAGGTGCTACGGGCTGGTTTATTTGAGGCGGGACTGGGGCGCTGCACCTCCGCTGGGGATCTGGAGAAGCCGCGGCCCAGATGCCCCCTTCCTCTACTTCCCTTCTGTGGTCTTAATTCTCTTTGCCTGCAGGAGCAGACAGCAGGGCCAGTGGAACCAAGGCACCCCGACCTCACAGTCGGTGGGGTTAGAAGAGGCTGGGAGTAGAGAGGAGGGTGGAGGGTCAGCAGAGAGAGCTGAGGGGGTCAGGTGGCTCTGGCAGGGCTGGAGGAAGTGGGGAATCAAGGAGGAAGTGTGGTTTGTGAGAAAATGATCAGCAAGACCCGGAGCCTGCTTGGGTCTGGGTTCCCCAGGACATCCAGTGGGCTGAAGCTTGGGCGTTTGGCTGGCTGGGCTGTGGACAAGGACTATCAGCCTCATGTTCCCTCTAGGACCAGAACAGTGTCCTGGTTCCCAGCCCTCTCCTGAGCCCCCTGCCCGCACCGGGCGAACATCTGTTCACAGGTGTGCTGCCATCCACTCTTTCGTTGCCTGTGGCGGCTGCGGGCCTGATGCAGCAAGCAGGGACCTGAGAGCCCAGAGGACACAGCCTCAGGTTCAGTAGCCACCCCAGAGGTCCCCACCTGGCTCTCCAGAAAGAAAGTCCAAGAGGCTGTAGATGGGGCTACAGAGTACCACACTGATTGGCCAGGCGAGTTTCTGGCAGCCACAGCAGAGGCCTCTGATTCTCCCTTCCCGGCTGGCGTTCATGGTCATGGCCGCTGGAGGCTGGACCAGAGTAATTTATGAGGCGGGAGGAGAATTCGCCCTTAAAGGGGCTACCAATCATTGAGGCCCCACTCAGCCCCAGTTTCCCAGGCCGGTGACAATGAAGGAGGGGGGCGCTGCAGCCCCCCACCCAACTCCCTTCTTTTCCCCGCCCACCCCCCCAACATTGCCCTTTGTCTTCAGActggctgcctctgcctcctggcccgCAAACCTCCACAGCCTAGCACATGGACCAGAGCAGAGGGAGGGGCACAGCCCTAGAACCCACGGGAGGTCTGAGAATGGCTTCTCTGAGTGGCAAGGCCTTTCATCTAGACTCCTTCAGACCCCAGCCCCAGTCCAGTAGATGCTGGGCTGGCTTCAGAGAAAGGAGCAGTGAGAGAACCATCAACCTTTCTGCACTTCATTTTTATCCTTCTCTCCAAGTGTCCCCCAGCCTCCCATCTGCTGTCCCGCCCTTTCCAGGAGAAAGAGGGGTGAGAAGCAGGGCACTGATGGGAATTAACTGCAGCCTGGACAGTGTGAAACTGGCCTGCTGACTTGGAGGGTTTCCCATATGGGGAGAGTCTCCTCTAACAAACTCTCCAAGGGCAATCCACCGAGCTTTTTACTCTCCCACCAGCACAGAGCTTCTGTACAGGCAGAGGCAAAGGCAAACATATACACAcagctgagcccagcacagcactgggcccaccccaccctccctaGTGCACTTGCAAGCAGGCAGCCTCATAGTCCCCACATGGCCCAGCAGAGTGGAGATACAATCACATGCCTTCATCCCCCGCTAGATATCTGACACCTGACAATTTTTCAACCACACATACTTGTTTCACCCATGTACAAGTTCCCCCAAATTATCACCACTCCAGCTGTCTGCAGTCTCCTGTGGGCTTCCCCTGGGCATGAAGCATTCCCCACCTTTCCTGGTCACCACCCACTGTACCCCCTTTATGCAGCCCTTCCTGTGACTTCTGGGCTCTAGGGTGCTGGATTTGAGCTCTACCACTCCAAACTAACCTGATTCCCAACCTAATAGAGAAGAGAGACCAGAACACTCCAAAAGGAGTGAGGGGACAAAGATATGCAATATTCTCTTTCCATGTGCTTTAAACTTGACTTCTGTGAGCTTCTCTGTCAATCTGTGTCTTGTTCTCTGTGTCTGTCGCTGGTACCTAGTGTAGTCCCCGTGGATAGTTGCCCTTCCCCTAGCTGCCTCCCCAGCTCTCTGTAGTGTACTCTTCTATTCAAACATCTGTCTTTAGCACGTTTTCCCTTTATATAGTCCTTGTACAGAGTTGCTTCATCatattaatattgataataataataattaaaacatgaattatgattatgtgattttttgaaaacaaaagttcTACCCCAAAATAATGGGAGTCCCAGCCTTCTAGCTGTTCTCCACTCTATTTTCTCCAGCTCaggtgaataataaaaataataaatgtataataataatacaggaaGAGTGGTTGCAGGGTCAACAAAAAATGTATAAGCAACCAAGATCTGTTGATGAGCTACCATCTCCAGTCCCAAGCAGTTATAGCAGAGAGAAAATTGGGCGGTAGTAGActtgggggaggagagggagctTTGAGGAGTCATGGGGCCATAAAAATAATGTGGACAGCCTAAAGGAGGTTGAAACCAGCTTCAGAAAAGGAGGTCTGTGCTGCAGGAACTTGACAAATAGAAGCTGGGATAGGGGCACTGGTGATCTGAGCTGGATATTGCGGCAGTGAGAGTAACCCGTAATCCAGGGACTGAGATGGAGTGGGGTTGGTGGGCCTAGAGCTTCAACCCTATGATCTTAATCCTGTGGCTTCACTCTGAGATGACACTGTGTATTGCAAGATGTTGAGAGGGGGCTAAAGACCCCTTGGAACTGGCAAAATAGGCTCCACCTTTTGAAGCCAGCGACTCTCTCCAGGCCATGCCAGAGGCCCAGGCCAGTAGTAGAGTCCAGATGTGCCCACGAACCCTCTGCACCTCCACCTACCCCTGCCTTCGGTAAGAAAtgccctctctctttctcacccttttgcctcttccctcccctcacccctttTCTAACGGTATGGCTCCTATCAAAGGAGTCTCCTCCAAATGCCTCGTTCACCCTCCTGAGCCTGTACCGGAATCCTAGGAGCCCCCACCAAGTCCAGCCTCTGAGACACACCTCCTGCCCtgaaatctctctttctctctttccttccctttctttattCCTATAATTAGAGAAACCAGCGAATGTAGATCAAATACCATTCTCTTTTTTACCCCTAATCCCCAGTTGTTTTGCAAAGCTGAGGGGTATGGACAGGAAGGAGACCCAAAGCCTTAGGGTGCTCATAAAAATGCCCCACAGAGTGCAGCATCCACCGAAGACAGGTAGCTTGGGCAGCCAtgagctgggggaggggcctggtggttGAGCCCGGGTCTGGATAGAGGAGGGTAGGAGGAGTCTGAATCCCAGGAAATCCAGGCAAAAGAATATCTGACTCTTATGATGTGTCTACACAGGAAGGATCAACAATAAGGACATCTctggcaaaagaaaaagagggatttAGGAAGGCAGCAAATAACAGGCCTTTAATTTATTCCCAGAGACACTCCAATTTGAGAGAGAAGGCACCTAGTTGGGTGGTATCTCTGCAGGTCCAGAGACTCAACGCAAACACTGGGGATGTTGCCAGAGAAGGATGTTGCCTCCTCCTTATGACTGAAAAACAAATCTTTGGGTCTCCCGGCCATAGAGGAGGTCATGGTTGAAACCGCGATCCCAACACTTAGGGCGCAGCTGAGCTCTCCATCTGGGTGAGCATTTCCTCTATGTTACAACTGTTTGTCCAGTTTAAGCCTCTAAACTACAATTTACTCCACTAACTTTAAGACAAAGCACTCCGTGTCTCTCGCCGGGTTTTGAGGagcaagaaaagggaagaaatatcCAGATAATTTAGGTAGACAATAATTGTGCTGTTGCGCGCGTATAAGCTTATATTGCCCGAGTGAGTTCTGTATTTGGACCTGGTTATTGTCGCAGTCATTCTGCTCCACTCTGACGTGCACAGACGAAACTGAGTATTTAAGGCCACTAAGCCGCTATCAAGCCGGCAGGAGATGGGTCTGGCAGTCTGGGTTCTGTGGATGCTAATGTAGCCGGAAATCCGGCGCGATCAATGGCTGAGACCCAGAGCTGAGCAGGGACCGCTGGCTCCGGTCCGCGAACAAGGCAAACCCCGGGGACTTTTGGTTCCGGCCAGGCCAGAGCCCCTGCCCACCCTCCCTGCTATATCCAGGAAAGCAGTAGCGGTTTTTCGGCCCCAGACCACGCGAGAAACGCACTCTGGAGCCGCCAGTCCTCCCTGCACTGCACCTGGAGGCGAGGAAGGTTCCGGTGTAATTCAGCTGGAGGTGGAAGGCAGGCCCCGATTCCACAGCGCGCCTATGTCCAGCCTTTGGTCCGAACCGCCGCCCTTGTGCGTGTGCCTCGGTCGAGAAGGCGCTGCCGGTTTTCCGCGGAGAGGCCGTGGCCCGCGCCAGCTGCTGCTGGACTCCCCAGCTTCGCCCTCTGCTCCGCGCTGCAGCCTTGCGCGGTGCGCGCCGTTGCCACTCTAGCCGAGGCCCCGAAACAAAGACGCGCTGGCCACTGGTGGACGACGCGGGCGCCTGGGCCACTCCCTGACTCGCGCCTGGAGTGCTCAGCATCCTGGCCCTGTGGAGAAGGCTGTGAGACCTTGATCCAATTCCCCGACCGTCGTGGTCCCGGCTGCGGTCCTCTCCAGGGTCCAGGGAGAGGAAACCCGGCGCGCCCACAGCCCCGGCGGACCCGAGCAGCTCCCGCGCCCGACAGCGCCGGCAGCTCTGGTCTCCTCTGGAGGGCTGCTGTGCCCCCGCGAAGGACGAGATGACCCCTGCTGGCCAGAGCTGTGGAGACTGCCTCGCCGAGACCCGGACCTGTCCAGTCGCTCGTCCCTGAGCACCCTAGGCCAGGGGGGACGCCCTGTGAGTGTGAGAGACCTACAAGAGCGGCCGGAGTCTGAGGCGCTGGCCGGGCTGCGGGAACTAGAACTAGACCTTTATCCTAAGCTCCTTCCTTCTGCCGGGACTCGGTGTCCCCACAGCGGCTGCCCGCCCTCCTGCCCGGCTTCTCATCGCTAGAGGCTCTGCCCTGGAGGTTCCTAAGACCCGGGCCGCCCTCTGGAGACTGGCATAGGAGCCAAGAAACTGGCCTCGACAAGACCAAACATAGCTGGACCTTTAGCCAATCTAAACCAGCCCGTTGCCAGCAGGTGATTTCTCCTCTTCCAGCCAGAGCCGCTTAGGAGGCAAGTTTTCACTTCGTCAGTTTACCTGGCCCAGAGTGGAGAACTTCCTTCAAAGACAGGTCTGTGAGGATTGAACCCACCAACAGCCCTTGTTTGGGAAGCTCTCTGCAAAAGGTGCATCGTCCACATGCAGAGCATGGAAAAGATGTTCCATAAACACACACCTGGTCATAGTGCTGCCAATAGATTGAAACACAGTCTAAAATGCACAGATATCTCTATTATGGGTACATTGTtggcatagaaaaataaaatatacacacagagGCACTTTTATCTACTGTATGTGAAAGTAACCTACTGGGGAAAGATTACATACAGCAAGTATATTCACCAcatgtaaaactttatttacacatataaccaccacacacacacatcctacaCAAGGAATGTGCAGTCCTGAGTCTATTTAGCTACATGTGAGTATATACTCCATAAGGCATATAAAACCAATGCATAGAAAATGCATCCAGATATTAatatatctacattttaaaactgcatggaaaatacattattatatatacacaaagtgCATACCTACCCAACGTATGGAAAATATATTCTGTGAGTTGTGTTTATATACATACTGTGTGTGGACTAAATACATTGAAATTGCATTCTTCTGGGTTCATGAACTGTTCATAAGGCACAATTCTCTAGCAATCTTAATAGCAGGAGGAAGTTCAGGCTTTGGGAATGGTAATCTCCATCTGCTgagtcttttttctgttcttctgtgcTTCTATTATATCTGTCTTTTAAATACCCCTTCTATGTCTACATGCATTACTTATTTAAGTGTTCCCTTATGTCTATTTATCTGTTGCAACTTTTGTCCCAAGCTGGGGTCTATATTTAGAGTGCAAAGTCCCGTTTGCAACAGGGTCCCACTGCATAATCA from the Macaca thibetana thibetana isolate TM-01 chromosome 11, ASM2454274v1, whole genome shotgun sequence genome contains:
- the HOXC12 gene encoding homeobox protein Hox-C12, with the translated sequence MGEHNLLNPGFVGPLVNIHTGDTFYFPNFRASGAQLPGLPSLSYPRRDNVCSLPWPSAEPCNGYPQPYLGSPVSLNPPFGRTCELARVEDSKGYYREPCAEGGGGGLKREERGRDPGAGPGAALLPLEPSGPPALGFKYDYAAGGGGGDGGAGPPHDPPSCQSLESDSSSSLLNEGNKGAGAGDPGSLVSPLNPGGGLSASGAPWYPIHSRSRKKRKPYSKLQLAELEGEFLVNEFITRQRRRELSDRLNLSDQQVKIWFQNRRMKKKRLLLREQALSFF